In Stieleria varia, one genomic interval encodes:
- a CDS encoding serine/threonine-protein kinase — translation MVAFHSNRIQRATNPDQHCSTQTLEQLLDETLAESEATDAHHHLDVCSKCRVALESIAGEASLWSHTRTVLLDSGPINHAEQSPLRHRTDAHTPSETWLRGFLQPGPANCLGLLDRYEIHRVIGTGGMGVVVSAVDPKLNRPVAIKLLAPHLSGLGTARQRFARESRAVAAVVHTAIMPIYGINDETDVPYLVMPLVSGGNLQQRIDRDGPLPLDDVIAIGVQIADGLAAAHANGVIHRDIKPGNVLLEENSPRVIISDFGLARALDDATVTVSGMIAGTPQYMSPEQATGERADHRSDLFSLGSVLYAMATGRPPFRAESPVAVLRKIADADATPPSDLRDELPGWFDRLVAMFLEKDPSRRLENASQAYDLLHEVQLHLRRPTANELPRVLQTENPSRNRHRFVIVALLMTALLVGAVAAWFPTKQVDASLPTDSADTEIVASKPKKPTTLPLDTNWRWSSFEQIAQDMDESLTDLEQMLQVQPPSPTGVKSDD, via the coding sequence ATGGTCGCTTTTCATTCCAATCGAATCCAGCGGGCAACGAATCCCGACCAGCATTGCAGCACGCAAACGCTGGAGCAGTTGCTCGATGAAACGCTCGCGGAATCCGAAGCCACGGATGCCCATCATCATTTGGATGTTTGTTCGAAATGTCGCGTGGCTCTGGAGTCGATTGCGGGCGAAGCCAGTTTGTGGAGTCATACTCGCACCGTATTGCTCGATAGTGGACCGATCAACCATGCCGAACAATCGCCCCTACGACACCGCACGGATGCTCACACGCCATCAGAAACTTGGTTGCGTGGCTTCCTGCAACCTGGACCGGCAAACTGTTTGGGACTGCTGGATCGATACGAAATCCATCGTGTGATCGGAACTGGTGGAATGGGTGTCGTTGTCAGTGCCGTCGACCCGAAACTCAATCGTCCCGTCGCCATTAAACTGCTCGCACCACACTTGTCAGGACTCGGAACCGCACGACAGCGTTTCGCACGTGAGTCCCGTGCGGTCGCTGCCGTCGTTCATACGGCCATCATGCCGATCTACGGGATCAACGATGAAACCGACGTACCCTACCTGGTCATGCCGCTCGTTTCTGGTGGAAACCTGCAGCAACGAATTGATCGCGATGGCCCCCTGCCGCTGGACGACGTGATCGCGATTGGTGTGCAGATTGCTGACGGATTGGCCGCCGCTCACGCAAACGGTGTGATCCATCGCGACATCAAACCGGGAAACGTTTTGCTTGAAGAGAATAGCCCTCGGGTGATCATCAGTGATTTCGGGTTGGCAAGAGCCTTGGATGACGCGACCGTCACGGTCAGTGGAATGATCGCCGGAACACCACAGTACATGAGTCCGGAACAGGCAACGGGAGAACGGGCCGATCATCGCAGTGACTTGTTCAGTCTCGGCAGCGTGCTCTACGCCATGGCCACCGGACGCCCTCCGTTTCGCGCCGAGTCGCCGGTCGCTGTGCTGAGAAAGATCGCCGATGCCGATGCAACGCCGCCTTCGGATCTACGTGACGAGCTGCCGGGTTGGTTTGACCGATTGGTCGCGATGTTTTTGGAAAAGGATCCCAGTCGACGGCTGGAAAATGCTTCGCAAGCGTACGACCTGCTGCACGAAGTCCAACTGCATCTGCGTCGTCCAACCGCAAACGAATTGCCTCGAGTCTTACAGACAGAGAATCCATCTCGAAACAGACACCGGTTCGTCATCGTGGCACTGCTGATGACGGCACTGCTTGTCGGTGCTGTCGCTGCGTGGTTTCCCACCAAGCAAGTCGATGCTTCCTTGCCTACTGACTCCGCGGACACAGAAATCGTAGCGTCAAAGCCGAAAAAACCGACGACTTTGCCACTGGATACCAACTGGCGATGGAGTTCGTTTGAACAAATCGCCCAAGACATGGATGAGTCACTCACGGACCTCGAGCAAATGCTTCAGGTCCAGCCCCCTTCCCCGACTGGAGTTAAATCAGATGATTGA